One window of Streptomyces sp. NBC_00273 genomic DNA carries:
- a CDS encoding TldD/PmbA family protein, with protein MPHSIDAAFTALPLRALADAALARARALGAEHADFRLERIRSASWRLRDAKPSGGSDTTDLGYAVRVVHGGSWGFASGVDLTMDAAAKVASQAVAMAKLSAQVIKAAGSDERVELADEPVHADRTWISAYDVNPFEVPDAEKAALLADWSSRLLAADGVAHVDASLLAVHENKFYADTAGTSTTQQRVRIHPQLTAVAVNAATGEFDSMRTIAPPAGRGWEYLTGTGWDWNSELEQIPGLLAEKMRAPSVEAGRYDLVVDPSNLWLTIHESIGHATELDRALGYEAAYAGTSFATFDQLGKLKYGSPIMNVTGDRTAEHGLATVGFDDEGVQAQSWDLVKDGTLVGYQLDRRIAKLTGLGRSNGCAFADSPGHVPVQRMANVSLQPDPGGLSTEDLIGGVERGIYVVGDRSWSIDMQRYNFQFTGQRFFRIENGKLAGQLRDVAYQATTTDFWGSMEKVGGPQTYVLGGAFNCGKAQPGQVAAVSHGCPSALFRDVNILNTTQEAGR; from the coding sequence GTGCCCCATTCCATCGACGCGGCCTTCACCGCGCTGCCCCTGCGGGCGCTCGCCGACGCGGCGCTCGCCCGGGCCCGCGCGCTGGGCGCCGAGCATGCCGACTTCCGGCTGGAGCGGATCCGCAGCGCCTCCTGGCGCCTGCGGGACGCCAAGCCCTCCGGCGGCTCCGACACCACCGATCTCGGGTACGCGGTCCGGGTCGTGCACGGGGGCAGCTGGGGATTCGCCTCCGGTGTGGACCTGACCATGGACGCCGCCGCCAAGGTGGCCTCGCAGGCCGTGGCCATGGCGAAGCTGTCCGCCCAGGTGATCAAGGCCGCAGGTTCGGACGAACGGGTGGAGCTCGCCGACGAGCCGGTGCACGCCGACCGGACGTGGATCTCCGCGTACGACGTGAACCCCTTCGAGGTGCCGGACGCCGAGAAGGCCGCGCTGCTGGCCGACTGGAGCTCGCGCCTGCTGGCGGCCGACGGGGTGGCCCACGTGGACGCCTCGCTGCTCGCCGTCCACGAGAACAAGTTCTACGCCGACACCGCGGGCACCTCGACCACGCAGCAGCGGGTCCGGATCCACCCGCAGCTCACCGCGGTCGCCGTGAACGCCGCGACCGGCGAGTTCGACTCGATGCGCACCATCGCCCCGCCCGCCGGCCGCGGCTGGGAGTACCTCACCGGCACCGGCTGGGACTGGAACTCCGAGCTGGAGCAGATCCCCGGCCTGCTCGCCGAGAAGATGCGGGCGCCGAGCGTCGAGGCCGGCCGGTACGACCTGGTGGTCGACCCGTCCAACCTGTGGCTCACCATCCACGAGTCCATCGGGCACGCCACCGAGCTGGACCGGGCGCTGGGCTACGAGGCGGCGTACGCGGGGACCTCCTTCGCCACCTTCGACCAGCTCGGCAAGCTCAAGTACGGCTCCCCGATCATGAACGTGACGGGTGACCGCACCGCCGAGCACGGTCTGGCCACCGTCGGCTTCGACGACGAGGGCGTCCAGGCGCAGAGCTGGGACCTGGTCAAGGACGGCACCCTGGTCGGCTACCAGCTGGACCGGCGGATCGCGAAGCTGACCGGGCTCGGGCGCTCCAACGGCTGCGCCTTCGCCGACTCCCCCGGGCACGTGCCCGTCCAGCGGATGGCGAACGTCTCCCTCCAGCCGGATCCGGGCGGTCTCTCGACCGAGGACCTGATCGGCGGGGTGGAGCGCGGGATCTACGTGGTCGGCGACCGCTCGTGGTCGATCGACATGCAGCGCTACAACTTCCAGTTCACCGGGCAGCGGTTCTTCCGGATCGAGAACGGCAAGCTGGCGGGGCAGCTGCGCGACGTCGCGTACCAGGCCACCACCACCGATTTCTGGGGCTCGATGGAGAAGGTCGGCGGCCCGCAGACCTACGTCCTGGGCGGCGCCTTCAACTGCGGCAAGGCCCAGCCGGGCCAGGTGGCGGCGGTCTCGCACGGCTGCCCGTCCGCGCTGTTCCGCGACGTGAACATCTTGAACACCACGCAGGAGGCCGGGCGATGA
- the serB gene encoding phosphoserine phosphatase SerB, whose amino-acid sequence MSASQTSDVPTLLVKIFGKDRPGITAGLFDTLAAYSVDVVDIEQVVTRGRIVLCALVTKPAGGAEGDLRATVHSWAESLKMQAEILSGTGDNRPRGSGRSHVTVLGHPLTAESTAAIASRITATGGNIDRIFRLAKYPVTAVEFAVSGVETEPLRTALATASAHIGVDVAVVSAGLHRRAQRLVVMDVDSTLIQDEVIELFAAHAGCEAEVAEVTERAMRGELDFEQSLHARVALLAGLDASVVDKVRAEVQLTPGARTLIRTLKRLGYQVGVVSGGFTQVTDDLRERLGLDFASANTLEIVDGKLTGKVTGEIVDRAGKARLLRRFAAEADVPLSQTVAIGDGANDLDMLNAAGLGVAFNAKPVVREAAHTAVNVPFLDAVLYLLGITREEIEAADLA is encoded by the coding sequence ATGAGCGCATCGCAGACCTCCGACGTCCCCACCCTCCTCGTCAAGATCTTCGGCAAGGACCGTCCCGGGATCACCGCCGGGCTGTTCGACACCCTCGCCGCCTACTCCGTCGACGTCGTCGACATCGAGCAGGTCGTCACCCGTGGCCGCATCGTCCTGTGCGCCCTCGTCACCAAGCCCGCCGGCGGAGCCGAGGGCGACCTGCGGGCCACCGTCCACAGCTGGGCCGAATCCCTCAAGATGCAGGCCGAGATCCTCTCCGGTACCGGTGACAACAGGCCGCGCGGCAGCGGCCGCTCGCACGTCACCGTGCTCGGGCACCCGCTCACCGCCGAGTCCACGGCCGCGATCGCCTCCCGGATCACCGCGACCGGCGGAAACATCGACCGAATCTTCCGACTCGCCAAGTACCCGGTGACGGCGGTGGAATTCGCCGTCTCCGGTGTCGAGACGGAGCCGCTGCGCACCGCCCTGGCCACCGCCTCCGCGCACATCGGCGTGGACGTGGCCGTGGTCTCGGCCGGATTGCACCGCCGGGCCCAGCGCCTGGTCGTCATGGACGTGGACTCGACCCTCATCCAGGACGAGGTCATCGAGCTGTTCGCGGCGCACGCCGGGTGCGAGGCCGAGGTCGCCGAGGTCACCGAGCGGGCCATGCGCGGTGAGCTGGACTTCGAGCAGTCGCTGCACGCCCGGGTGGCGCTGCTCGCGGGGCTGGACGCGTCCGTCGTGGACAAGGTCCGCGCCGAGGTGCAGCTGACCCCGGGCGCGCGGACCCTGATCCGCACGCTCAAGCGGCTCGGCTACCAGGTGGGCGTGGTCTCCGGCGGCTTCACCCAGGTGACGGACGATCTGCGGGAGCGGCTGGGGCTGGACTTCGCCTCCGCCAACACCCTCGAGATCGTCGACGGGAAGCTGACGGGCAAGGTCACCGGCGAGATCGTGGACCGGGCGGGCAAGGCCCGGCTGCTGCGCCGCTTCGCAGCGGAGGCCGACGTACCGCTGTCCCAGACGGTGGCCATCGGCGATGGCGCCAACGACCTGGACATGCTGAACGCGGCCGGGCTGGGCGTGGCCTTCAACGCCAAGCCGGTGGTCCGCGAGGCCGCGCACACCGCGGTGAACGTGCCCTTCCTCGACGCGGTGCTGTACCTGCTCGGGATCACCCGTGAGGAGATCGAGGCCGCCGACCTGGCCTGA
- a CDS encoding FadR/GntR family transcriptional regulator: MPLTSPRRSALVDQVIAQLRNQITSGEWPVGARIPTEPELVELLGVARNTVREAVRALAHNGLLDIRQGSGTYVIATSELAGVMHRRFAGAEPRHIAELRSTLESSAARLAAERRTERDLVQLDALLARREEAWAGGDAEVFVAADVSLHMAVVTASHNDVLIELYADLGDLVADWLRADVGTELHPSAHLDHARLIEAIRRGDGDAAASEAAGYPFACLGKNAEDMQGENTEDSPLTGAGG; the protein is encoded by the coding sequence ATGCCGCTGACCTCGCCCCGGCGCTCCGCGCTCGTCGATCAGGTGATCGCCCAGCTGCGGAACCAGATCACCTCCGGCGAGTGGCCGGTCGGCGCCCGCATCCCGACCGAGCCGGAGCTCGTCGAGCTGCTCGGCGTCGCCCGCAACACGGTGCGCGAGGCCGTGCGGGCGCTGGCGCACAACGGCCTCCTCGACATCCGGCAGGGCTCGGGGACGTACGTCATCGCCACCAGCGAGCTGGCCGGCGTGATGCACCGCCGCTTCGCCGGGGCCGAGCCGCGGCACATCGCCGAGCTGCGTTCGACGCTGGAGTCCTCGGCGGCCCGGCTGGCGGCGGAGCGGCGCACCGAGCGGGACCTCGTACAGCTGGACGCCCTGCTGGCGCGCCGCGAGGAGGCCTGGGCGGGCGGCGACGCGGAGGTCTTCGTGGCGGCGGACGTGAGTCTGCACATGGCGGTGGTGACCGCCTCGCACAACGACGTGCTGATCGAGCTGTACGCGGACCTCGGCGACCTGGTGGCCGACTGGCTGCGGGCGGACGTGGGGACCGAACTGCACCCTTCCGCCCACCTGGACCACGCCCGACTGATCGAGGCGATCCGGCGGGGCGACGGGGACGCGGCGGCCTCGGAGGCCGCGGGCTACCCCTTCGCCTGCCTCGGCAAGAACGCGGAGGACATGCAGGGCGAGAACACGGAGGACAGCCCGCTCACGGGCGCCGGTGGCTGA
- a CDS encoding metallopeptidase TldD-related protein produces the protein MSSSIRITKPHEVVERALELSTADGCVVIADEGSSANLRWAGNALTTNGVTRGRTLTVIATVDGKEGTASGVVSRSAVTADDLEPLVRAAEAAARGAGPAEDAQQLVTGIPASPDFTDAPAETSSAVFADFAPALGEAFARAREGGRELYGFAHHELVSTYVGTSTGLRLRHDQPNGTLELNAKSPDRQRSAWAGRSTRDFKDVDPTVLDAELAVRLGWAERKIDLPAGRYETLLPPTAVADLMIYQMWSAAARDAVEGRTVFSKPGGGTRLGEKLSGLPLSLRSDPNAPGLESAPFVIAHSSGDDASVFDNGLPVPATEWIADGHLNRLSTTRHTAGLTGMQLSPGFGNLIMDAGGEKSLEEMVAATERGLLLTCLWYIREVDPATLLLTGLTRDGVYLVENGQVVGEVNNFRFNESPVDLLSRASEAGRTEKTLPREWSDWFTRAAMPALRIPDFNMSSVSKGV, from the coding sequence ATGAGCTCGTCGATTCGCATCACCAAGCCCCACGAGGTCGTCGAGCGGGCCCTGGAGCTGTCCACCGCCGACGGCTGCGTCGTCATCGCGGACGAGGGGTCGAGCGCCAATCTGCGCTGGGCGGGCAACGCCCTGACGACGAACGGCGTGACCCGCGGCCGGACCCTGACGGTCATCGCCACGGTCGACGGCAAGGAGGGCACGGCCTCGGGGGTCGTCTCGCGCTCCGCCGTGACCGCGGACGACCTGGAACCGCTGGTCCGGGCCGCCGAGGCGGCCGCCCGCGGGGCGGGCCCGGCCGAGGACGCCCAGCAGCTGGTCACCGGGATCCCGGCCTCGCCGGACTTCACCGACGCCCCGGCCGAGACGAGCTCGGCGGTCTTCGCGGACTTCGCCCCGGCCCTCGGCGAGGCCTTCGCCCGGGCCCGCGAGGGCGGTCGGGAACTATACGGCTTCGCGCACCACGAGCTGGTCTCCACGTACGTCGGCACCTCGACGGGCCTGCGGCTGCGCCACGACCAGCCGAACGGCACCCTGGAGCTCAACGCGAAGTCCCCGGACCGGCAGCGCTCCGCCTGGGCGGGCCGCTCCACCCGGGACTTCAAGGACGTGGACCCGACCGTGCTGGACGCGGAGCTCGCCGTGCGCCTCGGCTGGGCGGAGCGGAAGATCGACCTGCCCGCGGGCCGGTACGAGACGCTGCTGCCGCCGACCGCCGTGGCCGACCTGATGATCTACCAGATGTGGTCGGCGGCGGCCCGGGACGCGGTGGAGGGCCGTACGGTCTTCTCCAAGCCCGGTGGCGGCACCCGGCTCGGCGAGAAGCTGTCCGGGCTGCCGCTCTCCCTGCGCAGCGACCCGAACGCGCCCGGCCTGGAGTCCGCACCGTTCGTGATCGCGCACAGCTCCGGCGACGACGCCTCGGTGTTCGACAACGGCCTGCCGGTCCCGGCGACCGAGTGGATCGCGGACGGTCACCTGAACCGGCTGAGCACCACCCGGCACACGGCGGGCCTGACCGGGATGCAGCTCTCCCCCGGCTTCGGGAACCTGATCATGGACGCGGGCGGCGAGAAGTCGCTGGAGGAGATGGTCGCGGCCACCGAACGGGGTCTGCTGCTGACCTGCCTCTGGTACATCCGCGAGGTGGACCCGGCGACGCTGCTGCTCACGGGCCTGACCCGGGACGGCGTCTACCTGGTGGAGAACGGACAGGTGGTCGGCGAGGTCAACAACTTCCGGTTCAACGAGTCACCCGTGGACCTGCTGTCGCGGGCCTCGGAGGCCGGCCGGACCGAGAAGACCCTGCCGCGCGAGTGGAGCGACTGGTTCACCCGTGCCGCGATGCCGGCGCTGCGCATCCCGGACTTCAACATGAGTTCGGTGAGCAAGGGCGTCTGA
- a CDS encoding SGM_5486 family transporter-associated protein: MTPVLEPNPQNGRKKLGLVLGAFLAVTVIISVIATIASP; encoded by the coding sequence ATGACGCCCGTACTTGAACCGAACCCGCAGAACGGCCGCAAGAAGCTCGGCCTCGTGCTCGGCGCGTTCCTCGCCGTCACCGTGATCATCTCGGTCATCGCCACGATCGCCTCCCCGTGA
- the fabI gene encoding enoyl-ACP reductase FabI, protein MSGILEGKRILITGVLMESSIAFHTARLAQEQGAEVILTAWPRPSLTERIAKKLPKPVKVIELDVTNDEHLARLEGLVRDELGGLDGVVHSIGFAPQDALGGNFLNTPFESVATAMHVSAFSLKSLAMACKPLFPAEGAAIVGLTFDAQFAWPQYDWMGPAKAALEATSRYLARDLGKENIRCNLVSAGPIGSMAAKSIPGFGELAEVWNSRSMLEWDMSDPEPTGKGVVALLSDWFPKTTGEIVHVDGGLHAMGA, encoded by the coding sequence ATGAGCGGAATTCTCGAGGGCAAGCGCATCCTCATCACGGGTGTGCTGATGGAGTCGTCCATCGCCTTCCACACGGCCCGGCTGGCTCAGGAGCAGGGCGCCGAGGTCATCCTCACCGCGTGGCCGCGTCCGTCGCTGACCGAGCGCATCGCGAAGAAGCTGCCGAAGCCGGTCAAGGTGATCGAGCTCGACGTCACCAACGACGAGCACCTGGCCCGCCTGGAGGGCCTCGTCCGCGACGAGCTCGGCGGCCTCGACGGCGTCGTCCACTCCATCGGCTTCGCGCCGCAGGACGCCCTCGGCGGCAACTTCCTGAACACGCCGTTCGAGTCGGTGGCCACCGCCATGCACGTTTCGGCGTTCTCGCTGAAGTCGCTGGCCATGGCCTGCAAGCCGCTCTTCCCGGCGGAGGGCGCGGCCATCGTCGGCCTCACCTTCGACGCGCAGTTCGCCTGGCCGCAGTACGACTGGATGGGCCCGGCCAAGGCCGCCCTGGAAGCCACCAGCCGTTACCTCGCCCGCGACCTGGGCAAGGAGAACATCCGCTGCAACCTGGTCTCGGCCGGACCGATCGGCTCCATGGCCGCGAAGTCCATCCCGGGGTTCGGCGAGCTGGCCGAGGTCTGGAACTCCCGTTCCATGCTGGAGTGGGACATGAGCGACCCGGAGCCGACCGGCAAGGGCGTCGTGGCCCTGCTGTCGGACTGGTTCCCGAAGACCACCGGCGAGATCGTCCACGTGGACGGCGGCCTGCACGCGATGGGTGCCTGA
- the fabG gene encoding 3-oxoacyl-[acyl-carrier-protein] reductase, protein MSRSVLVTGGNRGIGLAIAQAFAEAGDKVAITYRSGEPPEALTSLGVLAVRCDITDSEQVEQAYKEIEDAHGAVEVLVANAGITKDTLLMRMSEEDFTSVLDTNLTGTFRVVKRANRGMLRAKKGRVVLISSVVGLLGSAGQANYAASKAALVGFARSLARELGSRNITFNVVAPGFVDTDMTKVLTDEQRAGIVGQVPLGRYAQPEEIAAAVRFLASDDAAYITGAVIPVDGGLGMGH, encoded by the coding sequence TTGAGCCGCTCGGTTCTCGTCACCGGAGGAAACCGGGGCATCGGCCTCGCCATCGCCCAAGCCTTCGCGGAGGCCGGCGACAAGGTCGCGATCACGTACCGGTCGGGTGAGCCGCCGGAGGCGCTCACCTCCCTCGGTGTCCTGGCGGTGCGGTGCGACATCACCGACTCCGAGCAGGTGGAGCAGGCCTACAAGGAGATCGAGGACGCGCACGGCGCGGTCGAGGTGCTCGTGGCCAATGCCGGCATCACCAAGGACACGCTGCTGATGCGCATGTCCGAGGAGGACTTCACGTCCGTCCTCGACACCAACCTCACCGGCACGTTCCGGGTGGTCAAGCGCGCGAACCGGGGCATGCTCCGGGCCAAGAAGGGCCGCGTCGTCCTGATCTCCTCGGTCGTCGGGCTCCTGGGCTCGGCCGGCCAGGCCAACTACGCCGCCTCCAAGGCCGCGCTGGTGGGCTTCGCCCGTTCCCTCGCCCGCGAGCTGGGTTCCCGCAACATCACCTTCAACGTCGTCGCCCCCGGTTTCGTGGACACCGACATGACGAAGGTGCTCACCGACGAGCAGCGCGCGGGCATCGTGGGCCAGGTGCCGCTCGGCCGTTACGCGCAGCCCGAGGAGATCGCGGCAGCCGTTCGCTTCCTGGCGTCCGACGACGCCGCGTACATCACCGGAGCCGTCATTCCCGTTGACGGCGGATTGGGCATGGGTCACTGA
- a CDS encoding CynX/NimT family MFS transporter has product MPDEELRTMNRPPVVRTAPDQHLPAPDQAAPTWLGPVLIVGIVLAALNLRPAITSLGALFEETRTGLGMSGTVAGLITSVPALCFAVFGVTAPRLSRRFGPAAVVCAGMAAVATGLLIRPFATGAVGFLAASALSLAGIALTNVLLPVIVKRYFPDRVGTMTGLYSMSLAAGTSLAAAATVPLTDALGGSWRTGLLIWAVLALFAVLPWLPVARATRRADRAGATAGPVGSGAGPRVVRSRTAWALACYFGLQATGAYITMGWLPQIFRDAGVSASTAGVLLAVTMVMGVPLAFVIPGLAARMKNQGAIAVTLGAFGLTGYLGLYFAPAAGAWAWALLLGISNCAFPLVITLIGLRAKSPAGVVKLSAFAQSTGYLISIPGPLLIGALYQHSGGWDLPLALMAGLLVPQIALGVLAGRDRTIEDECGMGD; this is encoded by the coding sequence ATGCCCGACGAAGAACTCCGGACCATGAACCGCCCGCCGGTCGTGCGCACCGCCCCTGACCAGCACCTCCCCGCCCCCGACCAGGCCGCCCCGACCTGGCTCGGCCCGGTGCTCATCGTCGGAATCGTGCTGGCCGCCCTCAACCTGCGGCCCGCCATCACCAGCCTCGGCGCCCTCTTCGAGGAGACCCGCACGGGTCTGGGCATGAGCGGCACCGTCGCCGGACTGATCACCTCCGTCCCCGCCCTCTGCTTCGCCGTCTTCGGCGTCACCGCGCCCCGGCTCTCCCGCCGCTTCGGCCCGGCCGCCGTCGTCTGCGCCGGCATGGCCGCGGTCGCCACCGGCCTGCTCATCCGCCCGTTCGCGACCGGCGCCGTCGGCTTCCTCGCCGCCAGCGCCCTGTCGCTGGCCGGCATAGCCCTCACCAACGTGCTGCTCCCGGTGATCGTCAAGCGCTACTTCCCGGACAGGGTCGGCACCATGACCGGCCTGTACTCCATGTCCCTGGCCGCCGGCACCTCGCTCGCCGCCGCCGCGACCGTCCCGCTTACCGACGCCCTCGGCGGCAGCTGGCGCACCGGCCTGCTGATCTGGGCCGTGCTCGCCCTGTTCGCCGTACTGCCCTGGCTGCCCGTCGCCCGTGCCACCCGGCGCGCCGACCGAGCCGGGGCCACCGCCGGGCCCGTCGGCTCCGGGGCCGGCCCGCGCGTCGTCCGCAGCCGCACGGCCTGGGCCCTGGCCTGCTACTTCGGCCTCCAAGCCACCGGTGCTTACATCACCATGGGCTGGCTCCCGCAGATCTTCCGCGACGCCGGGGTCTCCGCCTCCACGGCCGGCGTGCTCCTCGCCGTCACCATGGTCATGGGCGTCCCCCTCGCCTTCGTCATCCCCGGCCTCGCCGCCCGGATGAAGAACCAGGGCGCCATCGCCGTCACCCTCGGCGCCTTCGGCCTCACCGGCTACCTCGGCCTCTACTTCGCCCCCGCCGCCGGAGCCTGGGCCTGGGCGCTCCTGCTCGGCATCTCCAACTGCGCCTTCCCCCTCGTCATCACCCTCATCGGGCTGCGCGCCAAGTCACCGGCCGGCGTGGTCAAGCTCTCCGCCTTCGCCCAGAGCACCGGCTACCTCATCTCCATCCCCGGCCCCCTCCTCATCGGCGCCCTCTACCAGCACAGCGGAGGCTGGGACCTGCCGCTCGCCCTGATGGCCGGACTGCTCGTACCGCAGATCGCGCTGGGCGTCCTCGCCGGACGGGACCGCACGATCGAGGACGAATGCGGCATGGGAGACTGA
- a CDS encoding SixA phosphatase family protein has product MSADTPRRIALLRHAKADWPEVSDHDRPLAERGRKDAPAVGLKLAETGIVFDLALCSTAARTRETWKLAVQEMPHRPKTHYEERLYDASLGELIALLNETSDEVSDLLVIGHNPGMHALADALSGRAEGETLARMTRTGFPTAALAVVSFTGSWKSVEHGVGTLLDYWTPKGL; this is encoded by the coding sequence ATGAGCGCCGACACACCCCGCAGGATCGCCCTCCTCCGGCACGCCAAGGCCGACTGGCCCGAGGTGTCCGACCACGATCGTCCGCTCGCGGAACGAGGCCGCAAGGACGCGCCGGCCGTCGGTCTGAAGCTCGCCGAAACCGGCATCGTCTTCGACCTGGCCCTGTGCTCCACCGCCGCCCGCACCCGCGAGACCTGGAAGCTCGCCGTCCAGGAGATGCCGCACCGGCCGAAGACCCACTACGAGGAGCGGCTCTACGACGCCTCGCTGGGCGAGCTCATCGCCCTGCTCAACGAGACCTCCGACGAGGTCTCCGACCTCCTCGTCATCGGGCACAACCCCGGCATGCACGCCCTCGCCGACGCCCTCTCGGGACGCGCGGAGGGCGAAACCCTGGCGCGCATGACCCGTACGGGCTTCCCGACCGCGGCCCTCGCCGTGGTCTCCTTCACCGGATCGTGGAAGTCCGTGGAACACGGCGTCGGCACCCTGCTCGACTACTGGACCCCCAAGGGCCTCTGA
- the tyrS gene encoding tyrosine--tRNA ligase, translated as MTDIVDELKWRGLFAQSTDEEALRKAFADGPVTFYCGFDPTAASLHVGHLVQVLTVRRLQQAGNRPLALVGGATGQIGDPRPTAERTLNDPETVANWVTRLRTQIEPFLSFEGENAALMVNNLDWTAGMSAIEFLRDIGKHFRVNKMLTKDSVAKRLDSDQGISYTEFSYQLLQGMDFLELYRRYGCVLQQGGSDQWGNLTAGLDLIHRVEPGAVVHALATPLMVKADGTKFGKSESGAVWLDPEMTTPYAFYQFWLNVDDRDISTYMRILSFKSREELEELEAQTAERPQARAAQRALAEELTTLVHGAEQCAAVIAASKALFGQGDLAELDEATLAAALSELPHAQVAEPGLVVDLLAETGLVASKSAGRRTVKEGGAYVNNAKVTAEDAVPAKEDLLHGRWLVLRRGKKNLAAVEVTGA; from the coding sequence GTGACTGACATCGTCGACGAACTGAAGTGGCGCGGGCTCTTCGCCCAGTCCACCGACGAAGAAGCGCTGCGCAAGGCCTTCGCGGACGGTCCGGTCACCTTCTATTGCGGCTTCGACCCGACCGCGGCCTCGCTGCACGTGGGGCACCTGGTCCAGGTGCTCACCGTGCGCCGGCTCCAGCAGGCCGGCAACCGGCCGCTGGCGCTGGTCGGCGGGGCCACGGGGCAGATCGGCGACCCGCGACCGACGGCCGAGCGGACCCTGAACGACCCGGAGACCGTGGCGAACTGGGTGACCCGGCTGCGCACCCAGATCGAACCGTTCCTGTCCTTCGAGGGCGAGAACGCGGCGCTCATGGTGAACAACCTGGACTGGACGGCGGGCATGTCCGCCATCGAGTTCCTGCGGGACATCGGCAAGCACTTCCGCGTCAACAAGATGCTGACGAAGGACTCGGTCGCCAAGCGGCTGGACTCCGACCAGGGCATCAGCTACACCGAGTTCAGCTACCAGCTGCTCCAGGGCATGGACTTCCTGGAGCTGTACCGGCGCTACGGCTGCGTGCTCCAGCAGGGCGGCTCCGACCAGTGGGGCAACCTGACGGCCGGACTCGACCTGATCCACCGGGTCGAGCCGGGCGCGGTCGTGCACGCGCTGGCGACCCCGCTGATGGTCAAGGCGGACGGCACCAAGTTCGGCAAGTCCGAGAGCGGCGCCGTGTGGCTCGACCCGGAGATGACCACGCCGTACGCGTTCTACCAGTTCTGGCTGAACGTGGACGACCGGGACATCTCCACCTACATGCGGATCCTGTCCTTCAAGTCCCGCGAGGAACTGGAGGAGCTGGAGGCGCAGACCGCCGAGCGGCCGCAGGCGCGCGCCGCCCAGCGGGCGCTGGCCGAGGAGCTGACCACGCTCGTGCACGGGGCCGAGCAGTGCGCCGCCGTGATCGCCGCGTCGAAGGCACTGTTCGGTCAGGGCGATCTGGCGGAGCTGGACGAGGCCACGCTGGCCGCGGCCCTGTCCGAGCTACCGCACGCCCAGGTGGCGGAGCCCGGCCTCGTGGTGGACCTGCTCGCGGAGACCGGCCTGGTCGCGAGCAAGTCGGCTGGCCGCCGGACCGTGAAGGAGGGCGGCGCCTACGTGAACAACGCGAAGGTCACCGCCGAGGACGCGGTCCCCGCCAAGGAGGACCTGCTCCACGGGCGCTGGCTGGTGCTGCGCCGCGGCAAGAAGAACCTGGCCGCGGTGGAGGTCACCGGCGCCTGA